Proteins encoded in a region of the Misgurnus anguillicaudatus chromosome 9, ASM2758022v2, whole genome shotgun sequence genome:
- the slc31a2 gene encoding protein SLC31A2 isoform X2, translated as MHFEGSTSVTLLFDFWNVHGPAGMVLSVFVVLLLTMLYELLKVWKITLEKRMQSPIAHSSNPVSFTTNSSCFAPVTECHGGSSDLASSPSEISLAPTEHTVETAGSTTRTKSWLIHSIQTVIHILQVTLGYLLMLCVMSYNVWIFLGVIMGSVLGYFLAFPLLNHV; from the exons ATGCACTTTGAAGGATCCACTAGCGTCACTCTCTTGTTTGATTTCTGGAACGTGCACGGGCCTGCAG GAATGGTGTTGTCGGTCTTTGTGGTTTTACTGCTCACCATGTTATACGAGCTTCTAAAAGTGTGGAAGATCACATTGGAAAAACGGATGCAATCTCCCATCGCACATTCTTCTAATCCGGTGTCGTTCACAACCAACTCTTCCTGCTTCGCTCCTGTCACCGAGTGTCATGGTGGAAGCTCTGATCTGGCCAGCAGTCCCTCAGAGATCTCATTAGCTCCCACTGAGCATACGGTTGAAACTGCTGGCTCCACAACAAGGACTAAGAG CTGGCTCATTCACAGCATCCAGACAGTCATACACATCCTGCAAGTGACGCTAGGCTACTTGTTGATGCTCTGCGTCATGTCTTACAACGTGTGGATCTTTCTGGGGGTCATCATGGGCTCCGTCTTGGGATACTTTTTGGCTTTCCCTCTTCTGAATCACGTCTGA
- the slc31a2 gene encoding protein SLC31A2 isoform X1: MNMHFEGSTSVTLLFDFWNVHGPAGMVLSVFVVLLLTMLYELLKVWKITLEKRMQSPIAHSSNPVSFTTNSSCFAPVTECHGGSSDLASSPSEISLAPTEHTVETAGSTTRTKSWLIHSIQTVIHILQVTLGYLLMLCVMSYNVWIFLGVIMGSVLGYFLAFPLLNHV; the protein is encoded by the exons ATGAAT ATGCACTTTGAAGGATCCACTAGCGTCACTCTCTTGTTTGATTTCTGGAACGTGCACGGGCCTGCAG GAATGGTGTTGTCGGTCTTTGTGGTTTTACTGCTCACCATGTTATACGAGCTTCTAAAAGTGTGGAAGATCACATTGGAAAAACGGATGCAATCTCCCATCGCACATTCTTCTAATCCGGTGTCGTTCACAACCAACTCTTCCTGCTTCGCTCCTGTCACCGAGTGTCATGGTGGAAGCTCTGATCTGGCCAGCAGTCCCTCAGAGATCTCATTAGCTCCCACTGAGCATACGGTTGAAACTGCTGGCTCCACAACAAGGACTAAGAG CTGGCTCATTCACAGCATCCAGACAGTCATACACATCCTGCAAGTGACGCTAGGCTACTTGTTGATGCTCTGCGTCATGTCTTACAACGTGTGGATCTTTCTGGGGGTCATCATGGGCTCCGTCTTGGGATACTTTTTGGCTTTCCCTCTTCTGAATCACGTCTGA